One Halolamina litorea genomic window carries:
- a CDS encoding ABC transporter ATP-binding protein, translating to MSEEPLLKVEGLTTEFTTDNGTLTAVDGIDFEINRGETLCLVGESGSGKTVASESITRIVPTPPGEVSGSVVFDGQEITAMSESELRGIRGGRVAHVFQNPQDALNHCYTVGWQIVEAIQTHDPDVTKQEARERAIELLSDVGVANAAARLDDYPHEFSGGQKQRVMIAMALVTNPDLLIADEPTTALDVTVQAQILNLLEDIQDKYDMSILFVTHDLGVVAGIADEVVVMYAGKVMERGGVHEIFDNPSHPYTRALLECLPGKARSAEGIPGSLPSPINPPDGCRFAPRCDYAVEECRAGDQPPEEPLSENHAVSCVHYQQGYDPSVVRGEATQGDDATAGGVTSD from the coding sequence ATGTCAGAGGAACCACTACTCAAGGTCGAGGGACTCACCACCGAGTTCACGACCGACAACGGAACGTTGACCGCCGTCGACGGCATCGACTTCGAGATCAACCGCGGCGAGACGCTCTGTCTCGTCGGGGAGTCGGGGTCGGGAAAGACCGTCGCCAGCGAATCGATCACCCGCATCGTGCCGACGCCGCCGGGGGAAGTCTCCGGCAGCGTCGTCTTCGACGGGCAGGAGATCACCGCGATGAGCGAGTCCGAACTCCGGGGTATCCGCGGCGGGCGGGTCGCCCACGTGTTCCAGAACCCCCAGGACGCGCTCAACCACTGCTATACGGTCGGCTGGCAGATCGTGGAGGCCATTCAGACCCACGACCCCGACGTCACCAAGCAGGAAGCCCGCGAGCGCGCGATCGAACTGCTCAGCGACGTGGGCGTCGCCAACGCCGCCGCGCGGCTGGACGACTACCCCCACGAGTTCTCCGGCGGCCAGAAACAGCGCGTGATGATCGCGATGGCGCTGGTCACCAACCCCGACCTGCTCATCGCCGACGAGCCGACGACGGCCCTCGACGTGACCGTCCAGGCCCAGATCCTGAACCTGCTTGAGGACATCCAGGACAAGTACGACATGAGTATCCTCTTCGTCACCCACGACCTCGGCGTCGTGGCCGGCATCGCCGACGAAGTGGTCGTCATGTACGCCGGCAAGGTGATGGAGCGCGGTGGGGTCCACGAGATCTTCGACAACCCCTCACACCCGTACACGCGGGCACTGCTCGAGTGCCTGCCCGGCAAGGCCCGATCCGCGGAGGGGATCCCCGGATCGCTCCCCTCGCCGATCAACCCGCCGGACGGCTGCCGGTTCGCGCCGCGGTGTGACTACGCGGTCGAGGAGTGCCGTGCGGGCGACCAGCCCCCCGAGGAGCCGCTCTCGGAGAACCACGCGGTCTCCTGTGTCCACTAC